In Aliarcobacter faecis, a genomic segment contains:
- a CDS encoding ABC1 kinase family protein gives MAQVLATRSDFFSKEYLDELKELHDKLPKMSKDDFEVVFRDSFKEHFFKKFENEPIASASIGQVHIAYLQDNTKVAVKLRRKHIEKQVRVDIKILNFFNRVFRPLFSYYTKNSIDAVINEFSSMIKDETNLSIELENLKKFSKTYENSGILFPKPYEEFCSSDAIVMSYMEGFRFDDKNSLEKYDIDFKEIISKLVNFYTEQMLINGYFHADPHPGNLLVNQNGDLILLDFGMVKNISNDTRVSIIELIDGANRADFETFVRANKRLGTISYEAPESLMVEFSQKMFDIFSNDNLSSESMQKLAFEVLESTRDLPFKLPSDAVYILRVSAIIEGLGTTYIENFNGVKDILPILKDNIPKALGYKTTITENIIDELESFPKLIKSFKQMVLKSSKGELEVLLNKEQLEFVQKDLKEYFGSYFKLFALILFGLFLIFYDENLKNIALFLVSFGFLRVIFFK, from the coding sequence TTGGCACAAGTATTGGCAACTAGGTCTGATTTTTTCTCAAAAGAGTATTTAGATGAGCTAAAAGAGCTACATGATAAGCTTCCAAAGATGTCTAAAGATGATTTTGAAGTAGTTTTTAGAGACTCTTTTAAAGAACACTTTTTTAAAAAATTTGAGAATGAACCAATAGCAAGTGCATCAATAGGACAAGTTCATATTGCATATTTACAAGATAATACAAAAGTTGCTGTAAAACTTAGAAGAAAGCATATAGAAAAACAAGTAAGAGTTGATATAAAAATATTAAATTTCTTTAATAGAGTTTTTAGACCACTTTTTTCATACTATACAAAAAATTCAATAGATGCTGTTATAAATGAGTTTTCAAGTATGATAAAAGATGAGACGAATTTAAGTATTGAGCTTGAAAATCTAAAGAAGTTCTCTAAAACTTATGAAAATAGTGGAATTTTATTTCCCAAGCCCTATGAAGAGTTTTGTAGTAGTGATGCTATTGTTATGAGTTATATGGAAGGTTTTAGATTTGATGATAAAAACTCTTTAGAAAAATATGATATAGATTTTAAAGAAATTATTTCAAAACTTGTGAATTTTTATACAGAACAAATGCTAATAAATGGTTATTTCCACGCAGACCCACATCCTGGAAACTTGCTTGTAAACCAAAATGGAGATCTGATTTTACTTGATTTTGGAATGGTAAAGAATATCTCAAATGATACAAGAGTCTCAATAATTGAGTTAATTGATGGTGCAAATAGAGCAGATTTTGAAACTTTTGTAAGAGCAAATAAGAGATTAGGAACTATTAGTTATGAGGCTCCAGAAAGTTTGATGGTAGAGTTTAGCCAAAAAATGTTTGATATATTTTCAAATGATAATTTATCTAGTGAATCTATGCAAAAACTAGCTTTTGAAGTCTTAGAAAGTACAAGAGATTTACCTTTTAAACTTCCTAGTGATGCTGTTTATATATTAAGAGTTAGCGCTATTATTGAAGGACTGGGAACAACTTATATAGAAAATTTTAATGGTGTAAAAGATATTTTACCAATTTTAAAAGATAATATTCCAAAAGCATTGGGTTATAAAACAACAATTACTGAAAATATTATTGATGAACTTGAAAGTTTTCCAAAGCTTATAAAATCTTTCAAACAGATGGTACTTAAGAGTTCAAAAGGTGAACTTGAAGTTTTACTAAATAAAGAGCAATTAGAGTTTGTACAAAAAGATTTAAAAGAGTATTTTGGCTCTTATTTTAAGCTTTTTGCTTTAATCTTATTTGGACTGTTTTTGATTTTTTATGATGAAAATTTGAAAAATATTGCTTTGTTTTTAGTCTCTTTTGGATTTTTAAGAGTGATATTTTTTAAATAA
- a CDS encoding Hsp20/alpha crystallin family protein, which translates to MFLTKFDPFKQLKEIEKNLYNQVSNNEGVTAFVPIVNTREDEKGFYVDVDLPGVKKEDIKVDINKGILTISGERKTKEEIKQEDYYKVETYFGKFSRSFTLPDNADIENIEAKNDNGVLEIVIPKLKEDISKKSIEIK; encoded by the coding sequence ATGTTTTTAACAAAATTTGACCCATTTAAACAGTTAAAAGAGATAGAGAAAAATCTCTACAATCAAGTTAGTAATAATGAAGGAGTTACAGCTTTTGTACCTATTGTAAATACAAGAGAAGATGAAAAAGGATTCTATGTAGATGTTGATTTACCAGGTGTAAAAAAAGAGGATATTAAAGTTGATATAAATAAAGGTATCTTAACAATTAGTGGAGAAAGAAAAACAAAAGAGGAGATAAAACAAGAAGATTACTATAAAGTTGAAACATATTTCGGAAAATTCTCAAGAAGTTTTACACTACCTGATAATGCCGATATTGAAAATATAGAAGCAAAAAATGATAATGGAGTTTTAGAGATAGTCATTCCAAAATTAAAAGAGGATATCTCAAAAAAATCTATAGAGATTAAATAA
- a CDS encoding lipocalin family protein: MKIFSLFGVVFLSLFFTSCSTKQTDLKTVEKVDLERYLGTWYEIARYEHSFQKDCKNVKANYSLREDKKIQVVNSCTKISTNEFKDAKAIAYSVDETNSKLKVSFFRPFYGDYWILDLDKDYKYVIIGTPSKEYLWILSREKIMNDELLNKLLEKITSLGFDKSKLIYTIQE; encoded by the coding sequence ATGAAAATATTTAGTTTATTTGGAGTTGTTTTTTTATCTTTGTTTTTTACATCTTGCAGTACGAAACAAACTGATTTAAAAACTGTAGAGAAAGTTGATTTAGAAAGATATCTTGGTACTTGGTATGAAATAGCTAGATATGAACACTCTTTTCAAAAAGATTGTAAAAATGTAAAAGCAAACTACTCTTTACGAGAGGATAAAAAAATCCAAGTTGTAAATAGTTGTACAAAAATTTCTACAAATGAGTTTAAAGATGCAAAAGCTATTGCATATAGTGTTGATGAGACAAATAGTAAGTTAAAAGTTAGTTTTTTTAGACCATTTTATGGTGATTATTGGATATTAGATTTAGATAAAGATTATAAATATGTAATTATTGGGACTCCATCAAAAGAGTATTTATGGATACTTTCAAGAGAAAAAATTATGAATGATGAGCTTTTAAATAAATTATTAGAAAAAATTACGAGCTTAGGATTTGATAAATCTAAACTTATATATACAATACAAGAATAG
- a CDS encoding ABC transporter ATP-binding protein, whose product MNEKISLKSIYKLLLNNKKSLIWGQIFTIIGILISVPIPLLLPLLVDEVLLNKPDFFVNNIDKFFGSGSAFYYVAIVTVVVIVLRALHFIFGVINTKIFTKISKIVIFDIRVKLLNHLKKVNMNEYESIGSGKIAANLITDVNTLDSFIVNVSSKLITSTLTLLAVGFVIIKIDLILGLMILLTQPTIAIISRRIAKKTGELKKEENAAIETFQNNINETLDLFSQIKASNKEKSFFDTSIQKAQDIKVASNEFNYKSVAYEKFSYTIFLFAFEIFRATGLLLVAYSDLSIGLMFAMFGYIWFIMTPVQEILSIQYSLASAKAAITRINKVLDLQTEKDGKLEIKDKKVDITLKNLSFSYTKEKTTLKDISFSIKSGEKVAIIGASGSGKTTISQLIAGFYAKSDGDILYNNISIDEISKKSLREHIFLVLQMPILFNNTLRFNLTMGENIEDEKIIEALKIAELSTMLENLPDGLDTVVGKMGIRLSGGQRQRLSIARMILANPSVVIFDESTSALDVHTETKLFKNLEEILKDKTVITIAHRLSTVKNASKIYVLDDGKLVQSGTHNELEDKKGHYMEFVKHQLTNN is encoded by the coding sequence ATGAATGAAAAAATATCTTTAAAATCTATATATAAACTTCTATTAAATAACAAAAAATCTCTTATTTGGGGACAAATTTTTACTATTATTGGAATATTAATTAGTGTTCCAATTCCACTTTTACTTCCTTTATTAGTTGATGAAGTATTATTAAATAAACCAGATTTTTTTGTAAATAATATAGATAAATTTTTTGGAAGTGGTAGTGCTTTCTACTATGTTGCTATTGTTACAGTTGTTGTTATTGTTTTAAGAGCTTTACACTTTATTTTTGGAGTAATTAATACAAAAATATTTACAAAAATATCAAAAATAGTAATTTTTGATATTCGAGTAAAACTTTTAAATCATCTAAAAAAAGTAAATATGAATGAGTATGAAAGTATTGGTAGTGGGAAAATTGCAGCAAATCTAATAACTGATGTAAATACTTTAGATAGTTTTATTGTAAATGTTTCAAGTAAACTGATAACATCAACTTTAACTCTTTTAGCTGTTGGTTTTGTAATTATTAAAATAGATCTAATTTTAGGTTTAATGATACTTTTAACACAACCAACAATTGCAATAATTTCAAGAAGAATAGCAAAAAAAACAGGTGAACTAAAAAAAGAGGAAAATGCAGCAATTGAAACTTTTCAAAATAATATAAATGAAACTCTTGACCTATTTTCACAAATAAAAGCAAGTAACAAAGAAAAAAGTTTTTTTGATACTTCAATACAAAAAGCACAAGATATAAAAGTAGCTTCAAATGAGTTTAACTATAAAAGTGTAGCTTATGAAAAATTTTCTTACACTATTTTTCTTTTTGCTTTTGAAATATTTAGAGCAACTGGACTTTTATTGGTAGCTTATAGTGATTTATCTATTGGTCTTATGTTTGCTATGTTTGGATATATTTGGTTTATTATGACTCCTGTTCAAGAGATTTTATCTATTCAATACTCACTTGCTAGTGCAAAAGCTGCTATTACTAGAATAAATAAAGTTTTAGATTTACAAACTGAAAAAGATGGAAAATTAGAGATAAAAGATAAAAAAGTCGATATAACATTAAAAAATCTAAGCTTCTCTTATACAAAAGAGAAAACTACTTTAAAAGATATTAGTTTTTCTATAAAAAGTGGTGAGAAAGTAGCAATTATTGGAGCAAGTGGAAGTGGAAAAACAACCATTTCACAACTAATTGCTGGATTTTATGCAAAAAGTGATGGAGATATTTTATATAACAATATAAGTATAGATGAAATCTCAAAAAAAAGCTTAAGAGAGCATATCTTTTTAGTTCTTCAAATGCCAATATTATTTAATAACACTTTACGATTTAACCTTACAATGGGTGAAAATATAGAAGATGAAAAAATTATAGAAGCTTTAAAAATTGCTGAATTATCTACTATGCTTGAAAACTTACCAGATGGTTTAGATACTGTTGTTGGGAAAATGGGGATAAGATTAAGTGGAGGTCAAAGACAAAGATTATCTATTGCTAGAATGATTTTAGCAAATCCAAGTGTGGTTATTTTTGATGAATCAACTTCAGCACTTGATGTTCATACTGAGACAAAACTATTTAAAAATCTAGAAGAAATCTTAAAAGATAAAACAGTTATTACAATAGCTCATAGATTAAGTACAGTTAAAAATGCTTCAAAAATTTATGTTTTAGATGATGGAAAACTTGTACAAAGTGGAACTCATAATGAGCTAGAAGATAAAAAAGGTCATTATATGGAGTTTGTAAAACATCAACTTACAAATAATTAA
- a CDS encoding DUF1104 domain-containing protein, whose product MGRGFLLFLLLFGFTFAKENYSQMSTQELIEIIGFVDEKDRVAFQKELEFRLPKMSLNEKAQYEKRLQEIPERKIIEDEE is encoded by the coding sequence ATGGGAAGAGGTTTTTTATTATTTTTATTATTATTTGGATTTACTTTTGCAAAAGAGAACTATAGTCAAATGAGTACTCAAGAGTTAATTGAGATTATTGGTTTTGTTGATGAAAAAGATAGAGTTGCTTTTCAAAAAGAGCTTGAATTTAGGCTTCCAAAGATGAGTCTAAACGAAAAAGCTCAATATGAAAAGAGATTACAAGAGATACCAGAAAGAAAGATAATTGAAGATGAAGAGTAA
- a CDS encoding response regulator transcription factor, whose amino-acid sequence MKSKILLLEDDYNLSETVAEYFLDEGFDVVCVYDGEEAIAKIYEQTFDLFLLDVNVPNKNGFEVLKEARANGKTTPAIFITSLNSMDSLEEGFTSGCDDYIRKPFELKELQLRVQTLIKKEFSKKNEIIQIAPNITFNSISNELKCDNEEIKLNLKELKLLKLFLQHPNELLSHDKIYDFVWDYDEEYSDNSLRTYIKNLRKILGKDTIVSLKKLGYRFIQE is encoded by the coding sequence ATGAAGAGTAAAATTTTATTATTAGAAGATGATTATAATCTAAGTGAGACTGTTGCAGAGTACTTTCTTGATGAAGGTTTTGATGTAGTTTGTGTATATGATGGCGAAGAAGCAATAGCTAAAATATATGAACAAACTTTTGACCTATTTTTATTAGATGTAAATGTTCCAAATAAAAATGGCTTTGAAGTTTTAAAAGAAGCACGAGCAAATGGTAAAACAACTCCAGCAATATTTATAACATCTTTAAACTCAATGGATTCTTTAGAAGAAGGGTTTACTAGTGGTTGTGATGACTATATTAGAAAACCATTTGAATTAAAAGAACTACAACTTAGAGTTCAAACTTTAATCAAAAAAGAGTTTTCAAAAAAGAATGAAATAATCCAAATTGCCCCAAATATTACATTTAACTCTATCTCAAATGAACTAAAATGTGATAATGAAGAGATAAAATTAAATTTAAAAGAGTTAAAACTTTTAAAACTATTTTTACAACACCCAAATGAACTTCTATCTCATGATAAAATTTATGACTTTGTATGGGATTATGATGAAGAGTATAGTGATAACTCTTTAAGAACTTATATAAAAAATCTTAGAAAAATTTTAGGAAAAGATACAATTGTTAGCCTTAAAAAACTCGGGTATAGATTTATCCAAGAGTGA
- a CDS encoding sensor histidine kinase: protein MLALKNSGIDLSKSETRTIIGFSLIYSILVLVILGVISFLYYQFKKDLMLQDKRQTLQNYSNNQISNLKELHINIDKSNIYPRDEKFNSAIFDSSKKKIFSTLIMNDVNLDEVIYLKDGYIHLIKEPESYYLGSKYVIVEIEDDNIWFIKIKYKIIFWFFIAFFILLLIGYFIAKLFLRPMRESILMLDRFIKDTTHELNTPVAAILSNIQMIDKNSIDEKLAKKINRIEIGAKTISNIYEDLTFISLNNQIISNNEELNLSQILRQRVDFFKAIANSKKVEFQLDIKEDIFIVCDVKKLSKLIDNILSNAIKYNKFQGFIKVSLKDNLLVIEDSGKGLSKENLKSLFTRYKRFDKSVGGFGIGLNIVQMIAKEYNFKIDVISKLNVGTRIKIRWQE from the coding sequence TTGTTAGCCTTAAAAAACTCGGGTATAGATTTATCCAAGAGTGAAACTAGAACTATTATTGGGTTTAGTTTAATCTACTCAATTTTAGTTTTGGTTATTTTGGGAGTTATCTCTTTTTTATATTATCAATTTAAAAAAGATTTAATGCTTCAAGATAAAAGACAAACTCTACAAAATTACTCAAATAATCAAATATCAAATTTAAAAGAGTTACATATAAATATTGATAAATCAAATATTTATCCAAGAGATGAAAAGTTTAATTCGGCTATTTTTGATAGTTCAAAAAAAAAGATTTTTTCAACTTTGATTATGAATGATGTAAATTTAGATGAAGTTATATATTTAAAAGATGGTTATATTCATCTAATAAAAGAGCCAGAATCATACTATTTGGGTTCAAAATATGTAATTGTTGAAATAGAAGATGATAATATTTGGTTTATAAAAATCAAATATAAGATAATTTTCTGGTTTTTTATAGCATTCTTTATTCTACTTTTGATTGGTTATTTTATTGCAAAACTATTTTTAAGACCAATGAGAGAATCTATTTTAATGCTAGATAGATTTATAAAAGATACAACTCATGAGTTAAATACTCCAGTAGCAGCAATTTTATCAAATATACAAATGATTGATAAAAATAGTATTGATGAAAAATTGGCAAAAAAAATAAATCGTATAGAAATAGGGGCAAAAACTATTTCAAATATTTATGAAGATTTGACATTTATCTCTTTAAATAATCAGATAATTTCAAATAATGAAGAATTGAATTTATCACAGATTTTAAGACAAAGAGTTGATTTTTTTAAAGCCATAGCAAATAGTAAAAAAGTTGAGTTTCAATTGGATATCAAAGAAGATATTTTTATAGTTTGTGATGTTAAGAAACTATCAAAATTAATAGATAATATTTTATCAAATGCAATAAAATATAATAAATTTCAAGGTTTTATAAAAGTTAGTTTGAAAGATAATCTTTTAGTTATTGAAGATAGTGGTAAAGGGCTTAGTAAAGAGAACTTGAAAAGTCTATTTACAAGGTATAAAAGATTTGATAAAAGTGTAGGTGGCTTTGGAATAGGGCTTAATATTGTACAGATGATAGCAAAAGAGTATAACTTTAAAATAGATGTAATCTCAAAATTAAATGTTGGAACAAGGATAAAAATAAGATGGCAAGAGTAG
- a CDS encoding glycine zipper 2TM domain-containing protein, which produces MKKVVSIFLISSSFLFANNNSIGLDTVIGATLGVAIGNQIGHGSGKDTAKVTGGILGAVVANSTRANENYVSNNYYGNPNNVQYNNGYYDPEYEKTNTVINNYYYNDPYYRANPQISINYVGGFYDRGYYRPPHFAPRPYYKPHYGPGHHRPNNGKTTVYGGFSHSR; this is translated from the coding sequence ATGAAAAAAGTTGTATCAATATTTTTAATTTCAAGTTCTTTTCTTTTTGCTAATAATAATTCTATAGGATTAGATACTGTAATAGGTGCAACTTTAGGTGTTGCTATTGGAAATCAAATAGGGCATGGAAGTGGAAAAGATACTGCTAAAGTTACAGGTGGGATTTTGGGTGCAGTTGTAGCAAATAGTACAAGAGCAAATGAGAACTATGTTTCAAACAACTATTATGGAAATCCAAATAATGTTCAATATAATAATGGTTATTATGATCCTGAATATGAAAAAACTAATACAGTTATAAATAATTACTACTATAATGACCCATATTATAGAGCAAATCCACAAATTTCAATAAATTATGTTGGAGGGTTTTATGATAGAGGATATTATAGACCTCCCCATTTTGCTCCAAGACCTTACTATAAACCACATTATGGACCTGGACATCATAGACCTAATAATGGAAAGACTACTGTTTATGGTGGTTTCTCACATTCAAGATAA
- a CDS encoding 3'-5' exonuclease, whose protein sequence is MIILDFETNTHNIGDVFEVAAVKIDKNFNILDKFHRYYLSRYPLNFYSYAVHRLTPELIMDYRKDKTYSSYFSEDLDFEEFCKGSSTLVAHNISFELRHINSRVIFQNHICTMQKSKNLVKSYGKDGRLKNPKLDEACNYFGIEFDSSKYHSATYDVSKTYEVLKRISSI, encoded by the coding sequence ATGATAATTTTAGATTTTGAGACAAATACACATAATATAGGTGATGTTTTTGAAGTTGCAGCTGTTAAAATAGATAAAAATTTTAATATTTTAGATAAATTTCATAGATATTATCTTTCAAGATACCCTTTAAATTTCTACTCATATGCTGTTCATAGATTAACTCCCGAATTAATAATGGATTATAGAAAAGATAAAACATATAGTTCATATTTTAGTGAAGATTTAGACTTTGAAGAGTTTTGTAAAGGAAGTTCTACTTTAGTAGCACATAATATAAGTTTTGAATTGAGGCATATAAATAGTAGAGTAATTTTTCAAAATCATATTTGTACTATGCAAAAGAGTAAAAATCTTGTAAAATCATACGGAAAAGATGGAAGATTAAAAAATCCAAAACTTGATGAGGCTTGTAACTATTTTGGAATAGAGTTTGACTCTTCAAAATATCATAGTGCAACCTATGATGTTAGTAAAACTTATGAGGTTTTAAAAAGAATATCATCAATCTAA
- a CDS encoding ABC transporter permease, whose translation MNKTLVNFIVKKYLRFDKKNPFISISAILAFVGVAIGVMVLILSMAIMNGTAKEFERKLFTMNYPLTIYPKMANSVNEELLNKLIKEYPKLKFSPFVSTQAIVQNGDNMSGGMIFGVIPQNEAEINPIYKEAVKDQLINKFDLITGIGISDKLLLAYDSKVTLYFTELNPAGFSLMPKMKRFNYLSSFRSGLNAYDKAYMYTTIEALQTLLQKEPNVYDGIHILSDDAFTDIEKLRVTLKEDGVGVVGWWQQNGNFFAAMKMEKTALFIVLMLIILVASLNIISSLLMTVMSRRKEIALLLSMGASSKEIKSIFLRVGTIIGFGGIILGIILGFFGYFLLDTFDIVSLPADVYGSAKLPLDLALSDFISIIVGAVIIVLLSSYYPASRATRIDVIDVLRNE comes from the coding sequence TTGAATAAAACTTTAGTAAATTTTATTGTAAAAAAATATTTAAGATTTGATAAAAAAAATCCATTTATCTCTATTAGTGCTATTTTGGCCTTTGTTGGAGTTGCTATTGGGGTTATGGTTCTAATTTTATCAATGGCAATTATGAATGGAACAGCAAAAGAGTTTGAAAGAAAACTCTTTACTATGAATTATCCTCTTACAATATATCCAAAAATGGCAAATAGTGTAAATGAAGAGCTTTTAAATAAACTTATAAAAGAGTACCCAAAACTTAAATTCTCTCCTTTTGTATCAACTCAAGCAATAGTTCAAAATGGTGATAATATGAGTGGAGGTATGATTTTTGGTGTAATTCCTCAAAATGAAGCCGAAATAAATCCCATTTATAAAGAGGCTGTAAAAGATCAACTTATAAATAAATTTGATTTAATAACAGGGATTGGAATAAGTGATAAACTTCTTCTAGCCTATGATAGTAAAGTAACTTTATATTTTACAGAATTAAATCCAGCTGGTTTTTCTTTAATGCCAAAAATGAAAAGATTTAACTATCTTAGTTCATTTCGTTCTGGTTTAAATGCCTATGATAAAGCATATATGTACACTACTATTGAAGCGTTACAAACATTACTTCAAAAAGAGCCAAATGTTTATGATGGAATTCATATCTTATCAGATGATGCATTTACAGATATAGAAAAATTAAGAGTTACATTAAAAGAAGATGGTGTAGGAGTTGTTGGTTGGTGGCAACAAAATGGAAACTTTTTTGCTGCTATGAAGATGGAAAAAACAGCACTATTTATAGTTTTAATGCTAATTATTTTAGTTGCTTCATTAAATATTATCTCATCACTTCTAATGACGGTAATGAGTAGAAGAAAAGAGATTGCCCTACTTTTATCAATGGGAGCTAGTTCAAAAGAGATTAAATCAATCTTCTTAAGGGTTGGTACAATTATTGGTTTTGGTGGGATTATTTTAGGAATTATTCTAGGATTTTTTGGTTACTTTTTACTAGATACTTTTGATATTGTATCTCTTCCAGCAGATGTTTATGGAAGTGCCAAATTACCTTTAGATTTAGCTCTTAGTGATTTTATCTCTATTATTGTTGGAGCTGTTATAATAGTTCTTTTATCATCTTATTATCCTGCTAGTCGTGCTACAAGAATAGATGTAATTGATGTATTAAGAAATGAGTAA